One region of Aeromicrobium sp. Sec7.5 genomic DNA includes:
- a CDS encoding ABC transporter permease: protein MAAVVASVPLVYLAIRGLEIDRGDVLATLTRTQTTALMVRSLLLTAAVCATCFAIGTATAWILTRVRLPGGRLWMVAAALPLAAPSYVAATGWLATVPGWNGFVPSWLVLSAVSVPYVTLPVLASLRSADTAPAEVARSLGRSPAAAWLTTTLPQVAPAAAAGSLLVGLYVLSDYGAVSIFRFEVFTFAISRQYNSFIGRDSAVVLAIVLVAIALAVVAAERFARGRGQRWRTGSGVRRSPDRRGAGRWTLPAAAFLLLPAVVALGIPVAALVQRLIADTSGSLDRTELLTATANTAVVAAVAAVAALLLALPIGVLAARHRGAAVALLETGGYTGHALPGIVVALSLVYLSLRVVPDLYQSLTILVFAYVVLFLPQAIAAVRGSVGLVPPTLPQVARSLGRGPVAASASTTWRLSSPGLAAATLLVTLTVMKELPATQLLRPTGFDTLATEIWSRTTAAAYGDAAPYALALVVVAVLPAFWLSRPSAWERTR from the coding sequence GTGGCGGCCGTCGTGGCGAGCGTCCCGCTGGTGTACCTGGCGATCCGCGGACTTGAGATCGACCGCGGCGACGTCCTCGCCACGCTCACCCGGACCCAGACGACGGCCCTCATGGTGCGCAGCCTGCTGCTGACCGCGGCGGTCTGCGCCACGTGCTTCGCGATCGGGACGGCGACCGCCTGGATCCTGACCCGGGTGCGGCTGCCGGGCGGACGACTCTGGATGGTCGCCGCGGCCCTGCCACTGGCGGCACCGTCCTACGTCGCGGCGACCGGATGGCTCGCGACGGTGCCGGGGTGGAACGGCTTCGTGCCGTCGTGGCTCGTGCTGTCCGCGGTCAGCGTCCCGTACGTGACGTTGCCCGTCCTGGCGTCGCTGCGATCGGCGGACACCGCCCCGGCCGAGGTCGCCCGCTCGCTCGGTCGCTCCCCCGCGGCGGCCTGGCTCACCACGACCCTCCCGCAGGTCGCCCCGGCGGCCGCAGCGGGGTCGCTGTTGGTCGGCCTCTACGTGCTCTCCGACTACGGCGCCGTCTCGATCTTCCGGTTCGAGGTCTTCACGTTCGCGATCTCGCGCCAGTACAACTCCTTCATCGGCCGCGACTCGGCGGTCGTCCTGGCGATCGTGCTCGTCGCGATCGCCCTGGCCGTGGTGGCCGCGGAACGGTTCGCGCGCGGACGCGGCCAGCGGTGGCGCACCGGCTCGGGCGTCCGCCGCTCCCCGGATCGCCGCGGGGCCGGCCGCTGGACGCTGCCGGCGGCTGCCTTCCTGCTCCTGCCGGCCGTGGTCGCCCTCGGGATCCCGGTCGCGGCCCTCGTGCAGCGGCTGATCGCCGACACCTCCGGCTCGCTGGACCGCACCGAGCTCCTCACGGCGACCGCCAACACCGCCGTGGTCGCGGCCGTCGCGGCCGTCGCGGCCCTCCTGCTCGCCCTGCCGATCGGCGTCCTGGCGGCCCGCCACCGGGGCGCTGCCGTGGCGCTGCTCGAGACGGGCGGCTACACCGGCCACGCCCTCCCCGGCATCGTTGTCGCGCTGTCGCTGGTCTACCTGTCGTTGCGGGTCGTCCCCGACCTCTACCAAAGCCTCACGATCCTGGTCTTCGCGTACGTCGTGCTGTTCCTGCCCCAGGCGATCGCCGCCGTCCGCGGCTCGGTGGGACTCGTGCCCCCGACGCTGCCCCAGGTCGCCCGGTCGCTGGGTCGCGGCCCCGTCGCCGCGTCGGCCTCCACGACCTGGCGGCTCTCCTCCCCCGGCCTGGCCGCGGCGACCCTGCTCGTGACGCTCACCGTGATGAAGGAGCTGCCCGCCACGCAGCTGCTGCGTCCGACCGGGTTCGACACCCTGGCCACCGAGATCTGGTCGCGCACCACGGCCGCGGCGTACGGCGACGCGGCCCCGTACGCTCTGGCCCTGGTGGTCGTGGCCGTCCTGCCGGCCTTCTGGCTGTCGCGCCCGTCCGCGTGGGAGAGGACCCGATGA
- a CDS encoding glycine betaine ABC transporter substrate-binding protein gives MTRTRLLRRAGIATAALMTLTLTACGLGTAAGPILSGDLDGPVADIDLEGLDIAVGSKNFTENIILGKMAVSLLASAGAEVNDLTNIPGSAAARQAQLDGQIDAMWEYTGTGWITYLGYEDPIPDEQEQYVAVRDEDLDRNNLAWLPPAPMNNTYGFAITQETSDRLGITTLSQIKDLPIEERTFCVESEFTNRPDGLPGMLETYGVPLGDPNGVPEGNLRTYQTGAIYSATDKGECTFGEIFTTDGRILALDLTVLEDDLQYFPKYNVSLVVNDSVLEDNPDLRELFGPVSEKLTDEVLIGLNAEVDVEGREPVDVAFEWLQEEGFIS, from the coding sequence ATGACTCGCACCCGACTCCTGCGGCGCGCCGGCATCGCCACGGCCGCGCTGATGACCTTGACGCTCACGGCCTGCGGCCTGGGCACGGCGGCCGGGCCGATCCTGTCGGGCGATCTCGACGGCCCGGTGGCCGACATCGACCTCGAGGGGCTGGACATCGCCGTCGGCTCGAAGAACTTCACCGAAAACATCATCCTGGGCAAGATGGCGGTCAGCCTGCTGGCGTCCGCTGGGGCCGAGGTCAACGACCTCACCAACATCCCCGGCAGCGCGGCGGCGCGTCAGGCCCAGCTCGACGGCCAGATCGACGCGATGTGGGAGTACACCGGTACCGGCTGGATCACCTACCTCGGCTACGAGGACCCGATCCCGGACGAGCAGGAGCAGTACGTCGCCGTCCGCGACGAGGACCTCGATCGCAACAACCTGGCGTGGCTGCCCCCCGCCCCGATGAACAACACGTACGGCTTCGCGATCACGCAGGAGACCTCGGACCGCCTCGGCATCACGACGCTGTCGCAGATCAAGGACCTCCCGATCGAGGAGCGCACGTTCTGCGTCGAGTCGGAGTTCACCAACCGCCCCGACGGTCTCCCGGGGATGCTCGAGACCTACGGCGTCCCCCTGGGCGATCCGAACGGCGTGCCCGAGGGCAACCTGCGGACCTACCAGACCGGAGCGATCTACAGCGCCACCGACAAGGGCGAGTGCACGTTCGGTGAGATCTTCACGACCGACGGCCGCATCCTGGCGCTCGACCTGACGGTCCTGGAGGACGACCTGCAGTACTTCCCGAAGTACAACGTCTCCCTCGTGGTCAACGACTCCGTGCTCGAGGACAACCCGGACCTGAGGGAGCTGTTCGGCCCCGTCAGCGAGAAGCTCACCGACGAGGTGCTGATCGGGCTGAACGCCGAGGTCGACGTCGAGGGTCGCGAGCCGGTCGACGTGGCCTTCGAGTGGCTCCAGGAGGAGGGCTTCATCTCGTGA
- a CDS encoding ABC transporter permease, translated as MWEFISERGDIIAYNALQHANLVLQAVVVATVVAVGIAVVVDRFQFLDPIANTVSAIGLTIPSFALVGLLLPLTMIGALTAFICVAFYATLPILRNAVVGFAQVDKTLIESARGLGMSETGVLLRVRLPLAWPVIHAGVRTSVQMSMGIAAIAAYVLGPGLGGYIFTGLSQAGGVNAVNYAVVGTVGIVLVALVADLLMLLLGRVTISKGIRA; from the coding sequence ATGTGGGAGTTCATCTCGGAGCGCGGCGACATCATCGCCTACAACGCGCTCCAGCACGCCAACCTGGTGCTGCAGGCGGTGGTCGTGGCCACCGTGGTGGCCGTCGGCATCGCTGTCGTGGTCGACCGGTTCCAGTTCCTCGACCCGATCGCCAACACGGTCTCGGCGATCGGGCTGACGATCCCGTCGTTCGCCCTCGTGGGCCTGCTGCTGCCGCTCACGATGATCGGCGCGCTGACCGCCTTCATCTGCGTGGCCTTCTACGCGACGCTGCCGATCCTGCGCAACGCCGTGGTCGGGTTCGCCCAGGTCGACAAGACGCTGATCGAGTCGGCCCGGGGACTCGGCATGTCGGAGACCGGGGTGCTCCTACGCGTGCGCCTCCCGCTCGCCTGGCCCGTCATCCACGCCGGCGTGCGCACGTCGGTGCAGATGTCGATGGGCATCGCGGCGATCGCCGCCTACGTGCTCGGTCCGGGCCTCGGCGGCTACATCTTCACCGGCCTCTCGCAGGCCGGCGGCGTCAACGCCGTCAACTACGCCGTCGTGGGCACGGTGGGCATCGTGCTCGTCGCCCTCGTCGCCGACCTGCTGATGCTCCTCCTGGGGCGAGTCACCATCTCGAAGGGAATCCGCGCATGA
- a CDS encoding ABC transporter permease, translated as MADTLPTKPDGTEDVVDDDLSPKSSARVITREMVLMLVVPPVLVAAVFGAFVWWRQTADLDSVEAQQLRWSELRSLGWEHVQLTVVAAIIVVAIAVPLGILLTRGRFRAASPVVIGIANAGQAAPSVGLIVLLFLWLDGGFWTAIWALSLYGILPVLRNTIVGIQGVDPTLVEAGRGLGMTNAATLLKVELPLAVPVIMSGVRTALVLIAGTASLACFIDAGGLGEVLQTGITLFRFSLMVTGAVLIALIALLIEWLGRVLELATRPKGI; from the coding sequence ATGGCTGACACGCTCCCGACCAAGCCCGACGGCACCGAGGACGTCGTCGACGACGACCTCTCCCCGAAGAGCTCGGCCCGGGTCATCACGCGCGAGATGGTGCTGATGCTCGTCGTGCCTCCCGTCCTCGTGGCCGCCGTCTTCGGCGCGTTCGTGTGGTGGCGCCAGACGGCCGATCTCGACTCCGTCGAGGCCCAACAGTTGCGCTGGTCGGAACTGCGGTCGCTCGGCTGGGAGCACGTCCAGCTGACCGTGGTGGCCGCGATCATCGTCGTGGCGATCGCCGTGCCGCTCGGCATCCTGCTCACCCGTGGCCGGTTCCGCGCGGCGTCGCCGGTCGTCATCGGCATCGCCAACGCCGGCCAGGCCGCCCCGTCGGTGGGCCTGATCGTGCTGTTGTTCCTGTGGCTCGACGGGGGCTTCTGGACCGCGATCTGGGCGCTGAGCCTCTACGGGATCCTGCCCGTGCTGCGCAACACGATCGTCGGCATCCAAGGGGTTGATCCCACCTTGGTCGAGGCCGGTCGCGGGCTCGGCATGACCAACGCGGCCACCTTGCTCAAGGTCGAGCTGCCGCTGGCGGTGCCGGTCATCATGTCGGGCGTTCGTACGGCACTCGTCCTCATCGCCGGCACGGCCTCGCTCGCGTGCTTCATCGACGCCGGTGGTCTCGGCGAGGTGCTCCAGACCGGCATCACGCTGTTCCGCTTCTCGCTCATGGTGACCGGTGCCGTGCTGATCGCCCTGATCGCGCTGCTCATCGAGTGGCTGGGTCGCGTGCTCGAGCTCGCCACCCGGCCGAAGGGGATCTGA
- a CDS encoding APC family permease — protein sequence MSAHQESLSRRLGLTDAVAVGMGAMVGAGVFAVLGPAAQAAGSGLLVALVVAAAVAYLNAVASAQLAAASPTSGGTYVFGRERLGPWWGFAAGWSFVIGKTASCAAMALVFAAYAVPGPEWVQRVAAAAVVVALAALNYRGVTKTVALTKVLLLLTLAALVVVVVALLSGDGGGVGAGVDRLGGWSALDDGGLLGTLQAAGLMFFAFAGYARLATLGEEVVDPRRTIPRAILVALGLTVAIYLVVAVAALLAAGPERLAGSATPLVEALDAVGQGVVAPVVGVGAAVAALGALLSLMAGIGRTTLAMGRNRDLPAWLAAVHPIHRSPHHAEIALAVVVAALVLTVDLRDAIGFSSFGVLLYYAIANLSALTQPADQRRWPRWFNVLGAAGCLVLVATLPGSAVAVGVIVLAVGLLGRAAVLRARAGAR from the coding sequence ATGTCGGCGCACCAGGAGTCGTTGTCGCGGCGCCTGGGACTCACGGATGCGGTCGCGGTGGGCATGGGTGCCATGGTGGGCGCCGGGGTGTTCGCCGTGCTCGGGCCCGCCGCGCAGGCGGCCGGCTCGGGTCTGCTGGTCGCGCTCGTGGTGGCGGCCGCCGTGGCGTACCTGAACGCCGTCGCGTCGGCGCAGCTCGCTGCCGCGTCGCCCACCTCCGGGGGCACCTACGTGTTCGGCCGGGAACGCCTGGGGCCCTGGTGGGGCTTCGCCGCGGGCTGGTCGTTCGTGATCGGCAAGACCGCGTCGTGCGCCGCCATGGCGCTCGTCTTCGCGGCGTACGCCGTCCCCGGGCCGGAGTGGGTGCAGCGCGTCGCGGCCGCGGCGGTCGTCGTCGCGCTGGCGGCCCTCAACTACCGCGGCGTCACGAAGACCGTGGCACTGACGAAGGTCCTGCTGCTGCTCACCCTCGCGGCGCTCGTGGTCGTGGTCGTGGCCCTCCTCTCCGGTGACGGCGGCGGGGTCGGTGCTGGGGTCGACAGGCTCGGCGGCTGGTCGGCGCTGGACGACGGGGGACTCCTCGGCACGCTGCAGGCCGCGGGACTGATGTTCTTCGCCTTCGCGGGGTACGCCCGGCTGGCCACGCTGGGCGAGGAGGTCGTGGATCCGCGTCGCACCATCCCGCGCGCGATCCTGGTGGCCCTCGGCCTGACGGTCGCGATCTACCTGGTCGTCGCCGTCGCTGCGCTGCTCGCCGCCGGACCGGAACGCCTCGCGGGATCCGCGACGCCGTTGGTCGAGGCGCTCGACGCGGTGGGCCAGGGGGTGGTGGCCCCGGTTGTCGGCGTGGGCGCCGCGGTGGCCGCCCTCGGGGCGTTGCTGTCGCTCATGGCGGGCATCGGCCGCACGACCCTGGCGATGGGCCGCAACCGCGACCTCCCGGCCTGGCTCGCTGCCGTCCACCCGATCCACCGGTCGCCGCACCACGCCGAGATCGCGCTCGCCGTCGTCGTCGCTGCACTGGTGCTGACGGTCGACCTGCGCGACGCGATCGGCTTCTCGTCGTTCGGCGTGCTGCTCTACTACGCGATCGCCAACCTGAGCGCCTTGACCCAGCCGGCGGACCAGCGGCGGTGGCCGCGGTGGTTCAACGTCCTCGGTGCTGCCGGTTGCCTGGTGCTCGTCGCGACCCTGCCCGGCAGTGCCGTCGCGGTCGGGGTCATCGTGCTCGCGGTCGGCCTGCTGGGTCGGGCCGCCGTGCTGCGAGCACGGGCGGGAGCTCGCTGA
- a CDS encoding PAS domain-containing protein — MTPTELLDTSVRPPVELTSCGYVLIGHDGLVARTNAEFRRLVDREQHELIGTATLESLLSTGGRRYAETHLRPMLQLDGWVREVELDLVRPDRTEVSVLFNADTMTGEGPAFRVVVVEARERHRDEHGLEQV, encoded by the coding sequence ATGACCCCGACCGAGCTGCTCGACACCTCGGTTCGCCCACCCGTCGAGCTCACCTCGTGCGGGTACGTCCTGATCGGCCACGACGGCCTGGTCGCGCGCACCAACGCGGAGTTCCGGCGCCTGGTCGACCGTGAGCAGCACGAGCTCATCGGCACCGCCACGCTGGAGTCGCTGCTCTCGACCGGTGGACGCCGGTACGCCGAGACGCACCTGCGGCCGATGCTGCAGCTCGACGGCTGGGTGCGCGAGGTCGAGCTCGACCTCGTGCGTCCGGATCGCACCGAGGTGTCGGTGCTCTTCAACGCCGACACGATGACCGGCGAGGGGCCCGCGTTCCGCGTCGTCGTCGTGGAGGCCCGCGAGCGTCACCGCGACGAGCACGGCCTCGAGCAAGTCTGA
- a CDS encoding HNH endonuclease produces the protein MVSGPTVQALRSAAHAVTSADHRSALLAIQTAQDALDAAKAHHLAELEKSAEFELDGASTVTTWARQHLRLDARQTRSLIDADATMRELPAVGDAAAEGAVRLDHVKLFTFGLKHIGHKVVADAEPWLLAVATTHEPVQLRRVIRALRDAVYPEDLDKAWIKGMAKEDIQLSPVPEGWHLSGFLKTETGAKLKAVLDSLSIPVVANDDRSSAERRVAGFDRLLSSVLESGLPSSKGIRPQLSVIVGVETLHEAMTAQPGAARPTGEPAELAGFGPIGPQLLSYLACTGDITPILTSDDDVEQAQVLNVGDTIRLATPAQRKAVIARQHGVCAAPGCTHTHLEIHHTTWWSNGGRTDLDGLIGICSSCHSLVHRGLLVIEALGQGKFDLATRDGRPIDLNRRRATRQHLRRIRHTARQTHQAQPADYPLRA, from the coding sequence ATGGTCTCGGGTCCCACGGTGCAGGCGCTGCGGTCAGCTGCGCATGCCGTCACCTCGGCCGACCACCGGTCCGCTCTGCTCGCGATCCAGACCGCGCAGGACGCGCTCGACGCCGCGAAGGCCCACCACCTGGCCGAGCTCGAGAAGTCGGCGGAGTTCGAGCTCGACGGTGCCTCCACCGTCACCACCTGGGCGCGCCAGCACCTGCGTCTCGACGCCCGCCAGACCCGCAGTCTGATCGACGCCGATGCCACGATGCGCGAGCTCCCCGCCGTGGGTGACGCCGCTGCTGAAGGTGCCGTCCGGCTCGATCACGTCAAGCTCTTCACGTTCGGCCTCAAGCACATCGGCCACAAGGTCGTCGCCGACGCCGAACCGTGGCTCCTCGCCGTGGCGACCACCCACGAGCCCGTGCAGCTGCGCCGCGTGATCCGGGCCCTGCGCGACGCGGTCTACCCCGAGGATCTCGACAAGGCGTGGATCAAGGGCATGGCCAAGGAAGACATCCAGCTCTCGCCAGTACCGGAGGGGTGGCACCTGTCCGGGTTCCTCAAGACCGAGACCGGCGCCAAGCTCAAGGCCGTCCTCGACTCCCTCTCCATCCCGGTGGTCGCGAATGATGACCGCAGCAGTGCAGAACGCCGTGTCGCCGGGTTCGACCGGCTGTTGTCGTCGGTGCTCGAATCAGGCTTGCCGTCCAGCAAGGGCATCCGTCCCCAGCTGTCGGTCATCGTCGGCGTCGAGACCCTCCACGAGGCCATGACCGCCCAGCCCGGCGCCGCCCGGCCCACTGGTGAGCCGGCAGAGTTGGCCGGCTTCGGCCCCATCGGACCCCAGCTCCTGTCCTACCTGGCCTGCACCGGCGACATCACCCCCATCCTGACCAGTGATGACGACGTGGAGCAGGCGCAGGTCCTCAACGTCGGCGACACCATCCGCCTTGCCACGCCAGCTCAGCGCAAGGCCGTCATCGCCCGCCAGCACGGCGTCTGCGCAGCACCCGGCTGCACCCACACCCACCTCGAGATCCACCACACCACCTGGTGGTCCAACGGCGGCCGCACCGACCTCGACGGACTCATCGGCATCTGCAGCAGCTGCCATTCGCTGGTGCACCGCGGACTCCTCGTCATCGAGGCCCTCGGACAGGGCAAGTTCGACCTCGCCACCCGCGACGGCCGACCCATCGACCTCAACCGAAGACGCGCCACACGCCAACACCTGCGACGCATCCGGCACACCGCACGACAAACCCACCAAGCCCAGCCAGCCGACTACCCACTCCGCGCCTGA
- a CDS encoding DUF2945 domain-containing protein produces the protein MTQEFSQGEKVTWQSHGGTAEGEVVRRITSDTEAGGRTVRASKDEPQYLVRSEKSGGEAVHKPEALTKKS, from the coding sequence GTGACGCAGGAGTTCTCCCAGGGCGAGAAGGTCACGTGGCAGAGCCACGGCGGTACGGCCGAGGGCGAGGTGGTCCGCAGGATCACCTCGGACACCGAGGCAGGCGGGCGCACGGTGCGGGCCAGCAAGGACGAGCCCCAGTACCTCGTGCGTAGCGAGAAGAGTGGCGGCGAGGCCGTCCACAAGCCCGAGGCGCTCACTAAGAAGAGCTGA
- a CDS encoding ABC transporter ATP-binding protein → MSVEVELRDVRAGFGDTEVLRGVDLRLTRGSLTAVLGPSGCGKTTLLRVLAGFHDADAGTVVIDGRVVDDGRRRVAPERRRVAVVPQEGALFPHLTALGNIAYGLSRSDRRGARATDMLELVGLAGHGDRFPHELSGGQQQRVAVARALAPGPDVVTLDEPFSALDAHLREELRRDVRELIRAEGATALLVTHDQGEALALADEVAVMHEGVVVQQASPHDVYQRPATAWVAGFVGDATILPAEPGTDGTFSTEVGRLVAAAGAHGTQVLIRPEQLVESDHGVEAVVESVEFHGHSSIVGCRLASGTRLVARATGRPPTVGARWRLAVDGPVWVLPT, encoded by the coding sequence ATGAGCGTCGAGGTGGAGCTGCGCGACGTGCGCGCCGGGTTCGGCGACACCGAGGTGCTGCGCGGTGTCGACCTGCGCCTGACCCGTGGATCCCTCACGGCGGTCCTCGGCCCCAGCGGGTGCGGCAAGACGACCCTGCTGCGGGTCCTCGCGGGATTCCACGACGCCGACGCGGGCACGGTCGTGATCGACGGACGCGTCGTCGACGACGGCCGTCGCCGCGTCGCACCCGAGCGTCGCCGCGTGGCCGTGGTCCCACAGGAGGGCGCCCTGTTCCCCCACCTGACGGCCCTCGGCAACATCGCCTACGGGCTGTCCCGGTCCGACCGGCGCGGGGCGCGGGCCACCGACATGCTCGAGCTGGTCGGCCTCGCCGGACACGGCGACCGGTTCCCGCACGAGCTGTCCGGTGGGCAGCAGCAACGCGTCGCGGTCGCACGCGCGCTCGCGCCCGGGCCGGACGTCGTGACGCTCGACGAGCCGTTCTCGGCTCTGGACGCCCATCTGCGCGAGGAGCTGCGCCGCGACGTGCGAGAGCTCATCCGCGCGGAGGGCGCCACGGCCCTGCTCGTGACCCACGACCAGGGTGAGGCTCTGGCGCTGGCCGACGAGGTCGCCGTGATGCACGAGGGAGTCGTCGTGCAGCAGGCCTCGCCGCACGACGTCTACCAGCGACCAGCCACGGCTTGGGTCGCCGGGTTCGTGGGCGACGCGACGATCCTGCCGGCCGAGCCCGGCACCGACGGCACGTTCTCGACCGAGGTGGGCCGCCTGGTCGCCGCGGCTGGTGCCCACGGCACCCAGGTGCTGATCCGTCCCGAGCAGCTGGTCGAGTCCGACCACGGAGTCGAGGCCGTGGTCGAGTCGGTCGAGTTCCACGGCCACAGCTCGATCGTCGGCTGCCGCCTGGCCAGCGGGACGCGACTGGTCGCCCGCGCCACCGGACGGCCGCCGACGGTCGGCGCCCGGTGGCGGCTCGCCGTCGACGGCCCCGTCTGGGTCCTGCCGACCTGA
- a CDS encoding ABC transporter ATP-binding protein, translated as MTQTDQAAGGSISGAELQLENVVKKYPGQKTPAVESLSLTIPAGEIVAFVGPSGCGKTTSLKMINRLIEPTSGTIRIDGADIRKDSATSLRRKIGYVIQGGSLFPHMSVASNIAVVPKMLGWDSKRITQRVDELLDLVGLDPDRYRDRYPRELSGGQQQRVGVARGLAADPPVILMDEPFGAVDPITRQRLQDELISIQRELRKTIVCVTHDIDEAIKLGDRILILQEGANIAQYDTPDAILAAPANDFVADFVGAGSSLKQLSLARVRSLDLVHPTTAAIGEDTGPAVRRAEQAGDDALVVLDDRERPVAWPWLRQVRTHDKVKGSPRENLVTLDHAATLNDALDTMLTAAHSKVIVTGDRDKYLGVLDFETVTEYMRKTEREAAEHQLDLEQQEGARADG; from the coding sequence ATGACGCAGACCGACCAGGCCGCCGGCGGGAGCATCAGCGGCGCTGAGCTGCAGCTCGAGAACGTCGTCAAGAAGTACCCGGGGCAGAAGACCCCCGCGGTCGAGTCGCTCTCGCTGACGATCCCGGCCGGCGAGATCGTCGCCTTCGTCGGCCCGTCCGGTTGCGGCAAGACGACCTCGCTCAAGATGATCAACCGCCTGATCGAGCCGACCTCGGGCACGATCCGCATCGACGGCGCGGACATCCGCAAGGACAGCGCCACGAGCCTGCGCCGCAAGATCGGTTACGTCATCCAGGGCGGCAGCCTCTTCCCGCACATGAGCGTGGCGTCGAACATCGCGGTCGTCCCGAAGATGCTGGGGTGGGACTCCAAGCGGATCACCCAGCGCGTCGACGAGCTGCTCGACCTCGTGGGCCTGGACCCCGACCGCTACCGCGACCGCTATCCGCGTGAGCTCTCCGGCGGCCAGCAGCAGCGCGTCGGCGTGGCCCGCGGCCTGGCGGCCGACCCGCCCGTGATCCTGATGGACGAGCCGTTCGGCGCGGTTGACCCGATCACCCGCCAGCGACTGCAGGACGAGCTCATCAGCATCCAGCGCGAGCTGCGCAAGACCATTGTCTGCGTCACCCACGACATCGACGAGGCCATCAAGCTCGGTGACCGCATCCTGATCCTGCAGGAGGGGGCGAACATCGCCCAGTACGACACCCCCGACGCGATCCTCGCGGCCCCGGCCAACGACTTCGTCGCCGACTTCGTGGGGGCCGGGTCGTCGCTCAAGCAGCTGTCCCTGGCTCGCGTCCGCTCGCTCGACCTGGTCCACCCGACGACCGCGGCGATCGGCGAGGACACCGGTCCGGCGGTGCGCCGCGCGGAGCAGGCCGGCGACGACGCCCTCGTGGTCCTCGACGATCGTGAGCGTCCCGTGGCCTGGCCGTGGCTGCGGCAGGTCCGCACCCACGACAAGGTCAAGGGCTCGCCGCGCGAGAACCTCGTGACGCTCGACCACGCGGCCACCCTCAACGACGCGCTCGACACGATGCTGACGGCGGCCCACTCCAAGGTCATCGTCACGGGTGATCGCGACAAGTACCTCGGCGTGCTCGACTTCGAGACGGTCACCGAGTACATGCGCAAGACCGAGCGTGAGGCGGCCGAGCACCAGCTGGACCTGGAGCAGCAGGAGGGGGCGCGGGCCGATGGCTGA
- a CDS encoding iron ABC transporter substrate-binding protein produces MRTPLRPRSSRLRLAAVALSSLAVLAACGSGDNSDDAASGDEPLVVYVGRDEELLKPLIEQFTEETGIEVEARYGDSPELAATLLEEGDATPADVFLSQDAGALGAVSDEGMLLDLPAEITDAVMPEYTSTDDTWVGVTGRARVIAYDSQTYSADEVPGTVASFTDPQWSGQVGFPPGNASFQAFVTGFRVAEGDDAAREWLEGIAANDFQSYEKNGLTLAAVNDGTLGIGLINHYYWFQLAAEVGAENMRAQLKFADAGDPGALVNVTGAGILSEHPDAEAFVAYLVSEAGQQYFVDETFEYPLAPGVAAPEGLPALADLQGPDIDLSDLADLATTIAMIEEAGLS; encoded by the coding sequence ATGCGTACGCCCCTGCGCCCCCGTTCCAGCCGCCTGCGCCTCGCGGCCGTCGCCCTGTCGAGCCTGGCTGTCCTGGCCGCGTGCGGATCGGGCGACAACAGCGACGACGCCGCCAGCGGCGACGAGCCGCTGGTCGTGTACGTCGGCCGTGACGAGGAGCTGCTCAAGCCCCTCATCGAACAGTTCACCGAGGAGACCGGCATCGAGGTCGAGGCCCGCTACGGCGACTCCCCCGAGCTCGCCGCGACGCTGCTCGAGGAGGGTGACGCGACGCCGGCCGACGTGTTCCTGTCGCAGGACGCCGGCGCCCTCGGCGCCGTCTCGGACGAGGGCATGCTGCTGGACCTGCCCGCCGAGATCACCGACGCCGTGATGCCGGAGTACACCTCGACCGACGACACGTGGGTCGGCGTGACGGGCCGGGCCCGCGTCATCGCCTACGACAGCCAGACCTACTCGGCCGACGAGGTGCCGGGCACCGTCGCGTCCTTCACCGACCCGCAGTGGAGCGGCCAGGTGGGCTTCCCGCCCGGCAACGCCAGCTTCCAGGCCTTCGTGACCGGCTTCCGCGTGGCCGAGGGCGACGACGCCGCCCGTGAGTGGCTCGAAGGCATCGCCGCGAACGACTTCCAGTCGTACGAGAAGAACGGGCTCACGCTGGCCGCCGTGAACGACGGCACGCTCGGCATCGGTCTGATCAACCACTACTACTGGTTCCAGCTCGCGGCCGAGGTCGGCGCCGAGAACATGCGCGCCCAGCTGAAGTTCGCCGATGCGGGCGATCCGGGCGCCCTCGTCAACGTCACCGGCGCCGGCATCCTCTCGGAGCACCCGGACGCGGAGGCGTTCGTGGCCTACCTCGTGTCGGAGGCGGGCCAGCAGTACTTCGTCGACGAGACGTTCGAGTACCCGCTCGCCCCGGGCGTCGCCGCTCCGGAGGGGCTGCCCGCCCTGGCCGACCTGCAGGGTCCCGACATCGACCTGTCCGACCTCGCCGACCTGGCCACCACGATCGCGATGATCGAGGAAGCCGGCCTCAGCTGA
- a CDS encoding DUF1330 domain-containing protein produces MTAYWISTYLEVHDTEKLKAYVALGGPAIEAAGGTFLARSLPEKIYEAAVHQRTVLIRFDSVEAAVAAHDGEPYQEALAALGDGVTRDLRIVPGV; encoded by the coding sequence ATGACGGCTTACTGGATCAGCACCTACCTCGAGGTCCACGACACGGAGAAGCTGAAGGCGTACGTCGCCCTCGGCGGGCCCGCCATCGAGGCTGCCGGGGGTACCTTCCTGGCCCGGAGTCTGCCCGAGAAGATCTACGAGGCCGCGGTGCACCAGCGCACGGTCCTGATCCGGTTCGACTCGGTCGAGGCGGCCGTCGCGGCGCACGACGGGGAGCCCTACCAGGAGGCGCTGGCCGCTCTGGGCGACGGCGTGACCCGCGATCTCCGCATCGTTCCAGGGGTCTGA